A window of Hyperolius riggenbachi isolate aHypRig1 chromosome 1, aHypRig1.pri, whole genome shotgun sequence contains these coding sequences:
- the TMEM215 gene encoding transmembrane protein 215 — translation MRPDDINPRTGLVVALVSIFLVFGFMFTVSGFKGETLGSIPLIAIGPAIFLPGVAAITLARRTDGCTKWPYKYCTCCCKKGRDKENVELLKTPSDKGSSNELDKKSKPKEKGEDGESKKITTIEDSKIVPEKEDGDAGQKCLDQCYAKNSLPGGVENHNNCSVFDKKITADRIVYTVTEEKITLDPRDSDAGAYSQGGDNSYNRYCCYVKPTEVTWDQETIV, via the coding sequence ATGAGACCGGATGATATCAACCCGCGTACTGGACTGGTGGTGGCCTTGGTGAGCATATTTCTTGTGTTTGGTTTCATGTTTACTGTTTCTGGGTTCAAAGGGGAGACTTTGGGATCCATCCCACTAATTGCAATAGGGCCAGCCATTTTTCTACCTGGAGTGGCAGCTATAACTCTAGCCAGGAGGACAGATGGCTGTACAAAATGgccttacaaatattgtacttgcTGCTGCAAAAAGGGCAGAGATAAGGAGAACGTGGAACTTTTGAAGACTCCGTCAGACAAGGGCAGTTCTAATGAACTGGACAAAAAATCTAAACCAAAGGAAAAGGGAGAGGACGGTGAGTCGAAGAAAATCACCACCATAGAGGATTCCAAGATTGTCCCTGAGAAGGAAGATGGAGATGCGGGGCAGAAGTGCCTGGACCAATGCTATGCTAAAAATTCTCTACCTGGAGGGGTGGAAAACCACAATAATTGTTCTGTTTTTGATAAAAAGATCACAGCGGATAGAATAGTTTACACTGTTACAGAGGAGAAAATTACACTGGATCCTAGAGACAGTGATGCAGGTGCCTATTCACAAGGAGGGGACAATTCTTATAACAGGTATTGCTGTTATGTAAAACCAACTGAAGTGACCTGGGACCAAGAGACCATTGTATAA